A stretch of Borrelia turcica IST7 DNA encodes these proteins:
- a CDS encoding BMP family ABC transporter substrate-binding protein: MNKFLLIRIFWIFISLICLFLFVYINFFKIRELKTSPGEKIALFIPGIISGSPSYKGMYDFLIEFQKKRKDIEIKLFEAGFNQSEWIELLEKLLSHHKYDFLITANNAMQGIIDKISKNYPYTKFLIFDSLVKNTNPQVYSLSYNVAEEAYILGYYVGLFLKNFDLSNKNVALISGQEYPVMNDYIFPYFKNGVSEVLDSEVFFRTLGNWYDSNKVKALTDSLILNSKVSVVLPIVGSAVEGVLSSVREHNVFAVLFDSEDYLNNKDNIIGSGITNQRFYLEKVLSKALRAEIKYGTYEVLGLGEMGVSFNFLNKFYVENISDEIKKDLEDKIKEISDIGIKINLE; this comes from the coding sequence GTGAATAAATTTCTATTAATTAGAATTTTTTGGATTTTTATTTCATTAATTTGCTTATTTTTATTTGTGTATATTAATTTTTTTAAAATTAGAGAGCTTAAAACTTCACCAGGGGAAAAGATTGCATTATTTATTCCAGGGATCATTAGTGGTTCTCCTTCTTATAAGGGAATGTATGATTTTTTGATTGAATTCCAAAAGAAGAGAAAAGATATTGAAATTAAGTTATTTGAAGCTGGGTTTAACCAAAGTGAATGGATAGAATTGCTTGAAAAATTATTAAGTCATCACAAATATGATTTCTTAATAACAGCAAATAATGCAATGCAAGGAATTATTGATAAGATTTCAAAAAACTATCCTTATACTAAATTTTTAATTTTTGACTCTTTGGTTAAAAATACTAATCCTCAGGTGTATTCCTTGTCTTATAATGTTGCAGAAGAAGCTTATATTTTGGGTTATTATGTGGGCCTATTTTTAAAAAATTTTGATTTGTCAAATAAAAATGTAGCCTTGATTTCTGGACAAGAATATCCCGTTATGAATGATTATATTTTTCCTTATTTTAAAAATGGAGTTAGTGAAGTTTTAGATTCAGAAGTTTTCTTTAGAACTTTGGGGAACTGGTACGACAGTAATAAGGTAAAGGCTTTAACGGATTCTTTAATTTTAAATTCAAAAGTTTCTGTAGTCCTTCCTATTGTGGGATCGGCTGTTGAGGGAGTGCTTTCATCGGTGCGTGAACACAATGTTTTTGCAGTTCTATTTGATAGTGAAGATTATTTGAATAATAAAGACAATATAATTGGCTCAGGTATTACAAATCAAAGATTTTATTTAGAAAAGGTATTGAGTAAAGCTTTAAGGGCAGAGATTAAGTATGGTACTTATGAGGTGCTTGGTCTTGGAGAAATGGGAGTTTCATTTAATTTTTTAAATAAATTTTATGTAGAAAACATTAGTGATGAGATTAAGAAGGATCTTGAAGATAAGATAAAAGAGATAAGTGATATTGGGATAAAGATAAATTTAGAATGA
- a CDS encoding 5-formyltetrahydrofolate cyclo-ligase codes for MSMSLLKQEIRDKITAFFKTYEIDKIDKSSVAISLNLLKFIENINVCQILSYYPMRFEVQIQELLNSLLKLNFEVFLPKILDRYNMNFFKYFGTSSLKIGKFNLLEPISCVEFNSDKYSVVLVPGLAFSSKTGHRVGRGGGFYDIFLQRGLFLKVGVCFDFQIFNFVPFCSNDIKLDVMISEEKVFYFCE; via the coding sequence ATGAGCATGTCCTTATTAAAGCAAGAAATTAGAGATAAAATAACTGCGTTTTTTAAAACTTATGAAATAGACAAAATAGATAAGTCTAGTGTAGCTATTTCTCTAAATTTGCTAAAATTTATTGAAAATATAAATGTTTGTCAGATTTTATCGTATTATCCTATGCGCTTTGAGGTTCAAATCCAAGAATTGTTAAATTCTTTATTAAAGCTAAACTTTGAAGTTTTTTTACCAAAAATTTTAGATAGATATAACATGAATTTTTTTAAATATTTTGGAACCTCTTCTCTTAAGATTGGCAAGTTTAATTTGTTAGAACCTATTTCTTGTGTTGAGTTTAATAGTGATAAGTATTCTGTTGTATTAGTACCAGGTCTTGCATTTTCAAGTAAAACAGGACATAGAGTTGGACGTGGTGGAGGATTTTATGATATCTTTCTACAAAGAGGGCTCTTTTTAAAAGTTGGTGTTTGCTTTGATTTTCAAATTTTTAATTTTGTACCTTTTTGTTCTAATGATATTAAACTAGATGTTATGATTTCTGAGGAAAAGGTGTTTTATTTTTGTGAATAA
- a CDS encoding ATP-binding cassette domain-containing protein, which translates to MIEFKNIVKSFPDIERPILDSVNLKIEEAKILTVIGRNGEGKSTLSKIIAGVVHFDSGDVFVDNKIQKNWNVDEAKRNGIYLVSQIPKLNMNLRVWEYLNIYWFDSKFFAPMNKSKTYRYYRWIRQFYNIDFNLDKRIQDLNIKEIYLLLIISSLKNNAKIIIFDESVAYFSQKEAKEFIKLLENLKNAGVTSLFITHREIGSAINFSDEFIILKEGKCFRTTNKETILSKLEIPDDKFISTNINYDKLNEDFIKFSLFFEDFWKYDISFSLKERGVFGIIAEEAVIKTWEKLFLGEIPFVGCIKVNGKRYEYINIYDLKAGFLPLGIGNLFSDDSTILDSFLAKIMSFEDEIFIKESIINKLKEFFKKDMEYCDDKIMKTFYSKSFSFSGGTLKKLALFREQYITKSFLICFSPLSNLDYRAYNEVAIFIRNFAKQKPVLLITPNLDELLLLSDDVLAIKTGEVVLRMKREHINKASLKELLFI; encoded by the coding sequence ATGATAGAGTTTAAAAACATAGTCAAATCTTTTCCAGATATTGAGAGACCCATTCTAGATAGTGTTAATTTAAAGATTGAAGAAGCCAAAATTTTGACTGTAATTGGTAGAAATGGAGAAGGAAAGAGTACTTTATCTAAAATAATAGCTGGGGTTGTTCATTTTGATAGTGGAGATGTATTTGTAGATAATAAAATACAGAAAAATTGGAATGTGGACGAGGCAAAGCGTAATGGTATTTATCTTGTATCTCAGATACCAAAACTTAATATGAATTTGAGAGTATGGGAATATCTTAATATTTATTGGTTTGATTCTAAATTTTTTGCTCCAATGAATAAATCTAAGACCTATAGATATTATAGGTGGATAAGGCAATTTTATAATATTGATTTTAATTTAGACAAGAGAATACAAGATTTAAATATTAAAGAGATATATCTTTTGCTTATCATTTCTTCTCTTAAGAACAATGCAAAGATTATTATTTTTGATGAAAGCGTAGCTTACTTTTCTCAAAAAGAAGCTAAAGAATTTATTAAATTGCTTGAAAATCTTAAGAATGCAGGTGTTACTTCTCTTTTTATTACACATAGAGAAATTGGGAGTGCTATAAACTTTAGCGATGAGTTTATTATCTTAAAAGAAGGTAAATGCTTTAGAACAACAAACAAAGAGACAATACTTAGCAAGCTTGAAATACCAGATGATAAATTTATTTCTACAAATATTAATTATGATAAGTTAAATGAAGATTTTATAAAATTTAGTTTATTTTTTGAAGATTTTTGGAAGTATGATATTAGTTTTTCTTTAAAAGAAAGAGGGGTTTTTGGAATTATTGCAGAAGAGGCGGTAATAAAGACATGGGAAAAATTATTTTTGGGAGAAATTCCATTTGTGGGATGTATAAAAGTGAATGGAAAAAGATATGAATATATTAATATTTATGACCTAAAGGCAGGATTTTTACCCTTAGGTATTGGAAATTTGTTCTCTGATGATAGTACTATATTGGATAGCTTCTTAGCAAAAATAATGAGTTTTGAGGATGAGATTTTTATTAAGGAATCTATTATTAATAAGCTTAAAGAATTTTTTAAGAAAGATATGGAATATTGTGATGATAAGATAATGAAAACTTTTTATTCTAAGTCTTTTTCGTTTTCTGGGGGAACTTTAAAAAAACTTGCTCTTTTTAGAGAGCAGTATATTACAAAGAGTTTTTTGATTTGTTTTTCACCTCTTAGTAATCTAGACTATAGGGCGTATAATGAAGTAGCTATTTTTATTCGTAATTTTGCTAAGCAGAAGCCCGTATTATTAATCACTCCTAATTTAGATGAGCTACTGCTTCTATCTGATGATGTTTTAGCTATCAAGACAGGTGAAGTTGTACTTAGAATGAAGAGGGAACATATTAATAAAGCAAGCTTAAAGGAACTGTTATTTATATGA
- a CDS encoding ABC transporter permease, translating to MKSFKKEYVFLVFSFSALVISYFFDGFFSLSYIKAMFWNFILLLLIATGISTCARSNNLNLGHEGQVYFGAYLAYVLCELFGLTYFNFVLIMILSSFLVSLIGIIPFFLTFFFGVNEMLTGLLMSYGNQRLVDGFISKLIVSNGFLSQTKSIDKIFTFDTSLPYLLLFGVLIWGFCVFIHKRTILGLKLEILSDRKMLSKFFCVNEFKYKFYTVFTSAFLNGLVGSIFVIFFKNYLFLGLTSGLGWSGFIVAVISGFNYMYVLCFSLFFAMLNEFNNYLKINYSFNYEFISLYQAVSIFFSLFLINSGKK from the coding sequence ATGAAATCATTTAAGAAAGAATATGTGTTCTTAGTTTTTTCATTTAGTGCATTGGTTATTAGTTATTTTTTTGATGGTTTTTTTAGTTTGTCTTATATTAAGGCAATGTTTTGGAATTTTATATTGCTTTTGTTGATCGCAACTGGAATTTCTACTTGTGCTAGAAGTAATAACTTGAATCTTGGACATGAGGGTCAAGTTTATTTTGGAGCGTATTTAGCTTATGTACTTTGTGAATTATTTGGACTTACATATTTTAATTTTGTATTAATAATGATTTTAAGTTCATTTTTAGTTAGTCTCATAGGAATTATTCCCTTTTTTTTAACATTCTTTTTTGGAGTAAATGAGATGCTTACGGGTCTTTTGATGTCTTATGGAAATCAAAGATTGGTAGATGGATTTATATCAAAGCTTATAGTTTCAAATGGATTTTTGAGTCAAACAAAAAGTATTGATAAAATATTTACTTTTGATACTTCTTTGCCATATTTACTTTTATTTGGTGTTTTGATTTGGGGATTTTGTGTATTTATACATAAGAGAACTATTTTAGGATTAAAGCTTGAAATATTGAGCGACAGAAAGATGCTGAGTAAATTTTTTTGCGTTAATGAGTTTAAGTATAAATTTTACACGGTATTTACTAGTGCTTTTCTTAATGGACTTGTAGGTTCAATATTTGTCATATTTTTTAAAAATTATTTATTTTTAGGATTAACCTCAGGACTTGGTTGGAGTGGATTTATTGTGGCTGTGATTTCAGGGTTTAATTACATGTATGTCTTGTGCTTTAGTTTATTTTTTGCAATGCTGAATGAATTTAATAATTATCTTAAGATAAATTATT